A genome region from Bradyrhizobium sp. WSM1417 includes the following:
- a CDS encoding caspase family protein yields the protein MGLACGPAHADRRVALVIGNSAYKSAPKLGNPVNDATLVGGMFKKAGFDSVDVRLDLSASEMRRMLREFAGRTRDADMAVIYYAGHGIELEGTNYLIPIDATLETDGDVLDETIPVERALFAVEPAKQLRLIILDACRDNPFSKTMKRTLASRAIGRGLAKVEPTSPNTMIAFAAKAGSTASDGDSRNSPFAVALVEHLPKPGLDLRKAFGFVRDDVLKSTGYKQEPYVYGSLGGDDVPLVATKPAATGPQANPQDSIRRDYELALQLATRDGWEAFLAQYPEGFYANLAKGQLNKIGAEETRVSAEQKANAAEQQKARLIAERAQKAEQDKAVAAAKAAEEARVAAEKQKQIEQARTEAAEQQRKLAEAAAAKAQAEKQATEKAKAELVARQAAEKAEQAAKPVADRQMPEAEQKVAALSPAPASTLSAADLTKSVQSELRRVGCLSATADGDWSAASQRSLTLFNKYAGTQFDAKLASVDALDALKAKPGRVCPLICNFGSKADGDQCVKIACRAGYRVGDDNECEKIQEKKPVATREDSKRRDQDRKASESAPSKPEASGQIFCSSSGCRPVQKGCRLVAGATPGRYNASVGSGNYEVCN from the coding sequence ATGGGCCTCGCCTGCGGACCGGCCCATGCGGACCGGCGGGTTGCGCTTGTCATCGGCAATTCCGCCTACAAGAGCGCGCCCAAGCTCGGCAATCCCGTCAACGATGCCACTCTGGTCGGCGGCATGTTCAAGAAGGCGGGCTTTGATTCCGTCGATGTCAGGCTGGATCTCAGCGCCAGCGAGATGCGGCGCATGTTGCGTGAGTTCGCCGGCAGGACCCGCGATGCCGATATGGCGGTGATCTATTACGCCGGCCACGGCATCGAGCTGGAAGGCACCAACTATCTCATTCCGATCGACGCGACGCTGGAGACGGATGGCGACGTGCTCGACGAAACCATCCCGGTCGAGCGCGCGCTGTTCGCAGTCGAGCCGGCCAAGCAGCTGCGCCTGATCATCCTGGATGCCTGCCGCGACAATCCGTTTTCCAAGACCATGAAGCGGACGCTGGCCTCGCGCGCGATCGGACGCGGGCTTGCCAAGGTCGAGCCGACCAGCCCCAACACCATGATTGCGTTTGCGGCAAAGGCCGGTTCGACCGCGTCTGACGGTGACTCCAGGAATAGCCCGTTCGCCGTTGCTTTGGTCGAGCACTTGCCCAAGCCGGGCCTCGATTTGCGCAAGGCGTTCGGATTCGTGCGCGACGACGTGCTCAAGAGCACCGGCTACAAGCAGGAGCCCTATGTCTACGGCTCGCTCGGCGGCGACGATGTGCCGCTGGTTGCGACCAAGCCGGCCGCGACCGGGCCGCAGGCCAACCCGCAGGATTCTATTCGCAGGGATTACGAGCTCGCGCTGCAGCTGGCCACGCGGGACGGTTGGGAAGCGTTTCTGGCGCAATATCCCGAGGGGTTCTATGCGAATCTCGCCAAGGGCCAGTTGAACAAGATCGGCGCCGAGGAGACGCGCGTGTCGGCCGAGCAAAAAGCGAATGCGGCCGAGCAGCAGAAGGCAAGGCTCATTGCCGAACGCGCCCAGAAGGCCGAGCAGGACAAGGCGGTCGCGGCGGCCAAGGCCGCCGAAGAGGCACGTGTCGCAGCGGAGAAACAGAAGCAGATCGAGCAGGCGAGGACGGAGGCAGCGGAGCAGCAGCGCAAGCTGGCCGAAGCCGCCGCGGCAAAAGCACAGGCCGAGAAGCAGGCGACGGAGAAGGCCAAGGCCGAGCTTGTTGCCAGGCAGGCCGCCGAGAAGGCGGAGCAGGCGGCAAAGCCTGTGGCCGATCGGCAGATGCCTGAGGCCGAGCAAAAAGTCGCAGCCCTTTCACCGGCGCCGGCATCCACATTGTCGGCGGCTGATCTGACAAAATCCGTGCAGAGTGAATTGCGCCGCGTCGGCTGCCTGTCCGCCACCGCTGACGGCGACTGGAGCGCAGCATCGCAGCGTTCGCTGACCCTGTTCAACAAATATGCCGGCACCCAATTCGACGCCAAGCTCGCAAGCGTCGACGCGCTCGACGCACTGAAAGCGAAGCCGGGACGGGTCTGCCCGCTCATTTGCAATTTCGGCTCCAAGGCCGACGGCGATCAATGCGTGAAGATCGCCTGCCGCGCCGGCTATCGCGTTGGTGACGACAACGAGTGCGAAAAGATTCAGGAGAAAAAGCCGGTGGCGACGCGCGAGGATTCGAAGAGGCGCGACCAGGACCGGAAGGCCTCGGAATCGGCGCCCTCGAAGCCCGAAGCCAGTGGGCAGATTTTTTGCAGTTCGTCCGGCTGTCGTCCGGTGCAGAAAGGATGCAGACTCGTGGCCGGGGCCACGCCCGGAAGATATAACGCCTCCGTAGGAAGCGGCAATTATGAAGTCTGCAACTGA
- a CDS encoding preprotein translocase subunit SecD translates to MTTPLRDRATRLIVALAMMAVLAPTSAALAEDSQIDKMRAKISAFISDKMEKLGGSRIVYKVDTDGLRASVVTDLRDDVYKNLREGKIAFSGLAIRDGGVELKIADVKGREQLARKLASAAEGLPSHTLAVTDGGDGLVRLAPTNAASAARLHELVEDAIAMIEQRLKEAGVQLASVQPDGTDRIRIFLPGVMEPERVTAVFARRVRVGFRLIDLSMPPDQAQSGTPPAGTEVLPGFKDKSLYLVAKDSVLDGDDISYAGPGFASATKEPIASFRFNGRGTRRFAHITEENIAKPFAIVLDGKVISAPVIREPITGGTGQISGNFTLEEANSVAMLLRAGSLPGHLGLVEQQVVPPAAKP, encoded by the coding sequence ATGACGACGCCCCTGCGGGACCGCGCCACACGGCTGATCGTCGCACTCGCCATGATGGCCGTGCTCGCGCCGACCAGCGCGGCGCTTGCCGAGGACAGCCAGATCGACAAGATGCGCGCCAAGATCTCGGCCTTCATCAGCGACAAGATGGAGAAACTCGGCGGATCGCGCATCGTCTACAAGGTGGACACCGATGGCCTGCGCGCGAGCGTCGTCACGGATTTGCGCGACGACGTCTACAAGAACCTGCGCGAGGGCAAGATCGCCTTCTCCGGTCTCGCGATCCGCGACGGCGGCGTCGAGTTGAAGATTGCCGACGTCAAGGGCCGCGAGCAACTCGCACGCAAGCTCGCCTCGGCCGCGGAGGGATTGCCGTCGCATACACTCGCCGTGACCGACGGCGGCGACGGACTGGTCAGGCTCGCGCCAACCAATGCGGCATCCGCCGCGCGGCTGCACGAACTCGTCGAAGATGCCATCGCGATGATCGAGCAGCGTCTGAAGGAGGCCGGCGTCCAGCTCGCCAGCGTCCAGCCCGATGGCACCGACCGCATCCGCATCTTCCTGCCCGGTGTGATGGAGCCCGAGCGCGTCACCGCGGTCTTCGCCCGAAGGGTCAGGGTCGGCTTCCGCCTGATCGACCTCTCGATGCCGCCGGACCAGGCGCAATCCGGCACGCCGCCGGCAGGCACGGAAGTCCTGCCCGGCTTCAAGGATAAGAGCCTTTATCTCGTCGCCAAGGACAGCGTGCTCGACGGCGACGACATCAGCTATGCGGGCCCCGGGTTTGCGAGCGCCACGAAAGAGCCGATCGCCTCGTTCCGCTTCAACGGGCGCGGCACGCGGCGCTTTGCCCACATCACCGAAGAGAATATCGCAAAGCCCTTCGCCATCGTGCTCGACGGCAAGGTGATCTCCGCCCCCGTGATCCGCGAGCCCATCACCGGCGGGACGGGCCAGATCTCCGGCAATTTCACCCTGGAGGAAGCAAACAGCGTCGCCATGCTGCTGCGCGCCGGTTCGCTGCCCGGCCACCTCGGCCTGGTCGAGCAGCAGGTCGTGCCACCCGCCGCCAAGCCCTGA
- a CDS encoding Crp/Fnr family transcriptional regulator, with amino-acid sequence MPSGSADISSILDRILEAATDNLRIAKILVQMGLDPNNVTYDSIFNRMLEIFVQNITLANMFAAVGAGFFVATLLMRTMVPLRVANMVGCAFFAVFGALSANVSTFLLYLLLLPINALRLRQMLKLVKKARHAAEGDMSIEWLKPFMTERKYRRGDTLFKLRDPANEMFLTVTGKFLVKEINIEILPGTLMGELGFLTPDNRRTGTVECIEDGQVLTITYDRLLEIYFQDPQFGYYFLVLTSQRLLQNIERLQKQLATERAATTNRIA; translated from the coding sequence ATGCCGTCCGGCAGCGCAGACATTTCGTCGATCCTCGACCGCATTCTCGAGGCGGCGACGGATAACCTCAGGATCGCGAAGATCCTGGTCCAGATGGGCCTCGATCCGAACAACGTCACCTATGACTCGATATTCAATCGGATGCTGGAGATCTTCGTCCAGAACATCACGCTGGCCAATATGTTCGCCGCGGTCGGGGCCGGCTTCTTCGTCGCAACTCTTCTGATGCGGACCATGGTGCCGCTGCGCGTCGCCAACATGGTCGGCTGCGCGTTCTTCGCCGTCTTCGGCGCGCTCTCCGCCAACGTCTCGACCTTCCTGCTCTATCTCCTGCTGCTACCGATCAACGCCCTGCGCCTGCGGCAGATGCTCAAGCTCGTCAAGAAGGCGCGCCATGCGGCCGAAGGCGACATGTCCATCGAATGGCTCAAGCCGTTCATGACCGAACGCAAATATCGCCGCGGCGACACGCTGTTCAAGCTGCGCGATCCGGCCAACGAGATGTTCCTCACGGTCACCGGCAAGTTCCTGGTCAAAGAGATCAACATCGAGATCCTGCCCGGAACGCTCATGGGCGAGCTCGGGTTCCTCACGCCGGACAACCGGCGCACCGGAACGGTCGAGTGCATCGAGGACGGCCAGGTGCTGACGATCACCTATGACCGGTTGCTCGAGATCTACTTCCAGGATCCGCAGTTCGGCTATTACTTCCTGGTGCTGACCAGCCAGCGGTTGCTGCAGAACATCGAGCGCCTGCAGAAGCAGCTGGCAACCGAAAGGGCCGCCACCACGAACAGGATCGCGTGA
- a CDS encoding acyl-CoA synthetase: protein MAGIHALDRFIGDDYPELATDKEVRAFEQVPYAERVAADSTYDAIRLGADRNPDGPAIQFLQNADPADTPVVVTYRDFIARVTQAANMFHALGVEKGDVVSFMLPLVPDAFVTLFGAEAAGIANPVNPLLEPHQIAEILEAANTKILVALGPMPGTDIWQKVEQIRPQLKHLKAIVQVFGGGDPGKGVFALSDLIKQQPSDHLNSGRKILGSDIAAYFHTGGTTGTPKLVRHTHANQVYQAWALNLLLKSKPGANMLFGMPLFHVGGSLTQVLTTLSAGGSLVVLSPSGWRNPNAVKNIWQLVERFKPEALSSVPTVLAATLAVPPGNADISSLKYAAGGGSAIPVAVGSAIQDKLKLPVVEVYGMTETSSVHTLAYPSRPIRLGSVGLPMPYARVRIVQLDADGKLNRDCAPDEIGVVIMAGPGVFGGYLNDEHNKGAFVDEVWVNSGDLGRLDADGYLWITGRAKDLVIRGGHNIDPAPIEEIMFRHPAVGFAAVVGQPDAYAGELPVGYVQLKPGATVEPGELETWVRERTPERAAVPVQVIPIDPMPVTGVGKVFKPQLRWDAAQRVFTKVLTPLTERGIDCKVRVGAHGSHGSIATVTLAGLPADQREAVAREVHALLAPFVMRHEVVQT from the coding sequence ATGGCGGGCATCCACGCGCTCGATCGGTTCATCGGCGACGACTATCCGGAATTGGCGACTGACAAAGAGGTCCGGGCCTTCGAGCAGGTCCCTTACGCCGAGCGGGTCGCGGCCGACAGCACCTATGACGCCATCAGGCTCGGGGCTGACCGCAATCCCGACGGGCCAGCGATCCAGTTCCTGCAAAATGCCGATCCCGCCGACACGCCGGTCGTGGTCACGTACCGCGACTTCATCGCGCGCGTCACGCAGGCCGCCAACATGTTTCACGCACTTGGCGTGGAGAAGGGCGACGTCGTCAGCTTCATGCTGCCGCTGGTGCCGGACGCGTTCGTAACGCTGTTCGGCGCGGAGGCCGCCGGCATCGCCAATCCCGTCAATCCGCTGCTGGAGCCGCACCAGATCGCCGAGATCCTCGAGGCTGCGAATACGAAAATTTTGGTGGCGCTCGGGCCGATGCCGGGCACGGACATCTGGCAGAAAGTCGAGCAGATCAGGCCGCAACTCAAGCATCTCAAGGCGATCGTACAGGTGTTTGGCGGCGGTGATCCGGGGAAGGGAGTCTTTGCCTTGAGCGACCTGATCAAGCAGCAGCCTTCGGACCACCTTAACAGCGGGCGCAAGATTCTGGGCAGCGACATCGCCGCCTATTTCCACACCGGCGGCACCACGGGCACGCCAAAGCTGGTGCGGCACACCCACGCCAACCAAGTCTATCAGGCCTGGGCACTCAATCTGCTGCTGAAGTCGAAGCCGGGCGCCAACATGCTGTTCGGCATGCCGCTGTTTCACGTCGGAGGCTCGTTGACGCAGGTGCTGACGACGCTGTCGGCCGGCGGTTCGCTGGTCGTGTTGTCGCCGAGCGGATGGCGCAATCCGAATGCGGTGAAGAACATCTGGCAACTGGTCGAGCGCTTCAAGCCGGAGGCGCTCTCGAGCGTCCCGACGGTACTCGCCGCGACGCTCGCGGTGCCGCCTGGCAACGCCGATATCTCCAGCCTGAAATATGCAGCCGGTGGCGGCTCGGCGATCCCGGTCGCGGTGGGGTCTGCGATCCAGGACAAGCTCAAGCTGCCGGTCGTCGAGGTCTATGGCATGACCGAGACCTCGAGCGTGCACACGCTGGCCTATCCGTCGCGGCCGATCCGGCTCGGTTCGGTCGGCCTGCCCATGCCCTACGCGCGGGTCCGCATCGTCCAGCTCGATGCCGACGGCAAGCTGAACCGCGACTGCGCGCCGGACGAGATCGGCGTCGTCATCATGGCCGGGCCCGGCGTGTTCGGCGGCTATCTCAACGACGAGCACAACAAGGGTGCTTTCGTCGACGAGGTCTGGGTCAATTCCGGCGATCTTGGCCGGCTCGATGCTGACGGTTATCTCTGGATCACCGGCCGCGCCAAGGATCTCGTGATCCGCGGCGGCCACAACATCGATCCGGCCCCGATCGAGGAGATCATGTTCCGCCATCCCGCCGTCGGCTTTGCCGCGGTGGTCGGCCAGCCCGACGCCTATGCCGGCGAGCTGCCGGTGGGCTATGTGCAGCTGAAGCCGGGCGCGACTGTCGAGCCGGGCGAGCTGGAGACGTGGGTCCGCGAGCGTACGCCGGAGCGCGCGGCTGTCCCGGTGCAGGTCATCCCGATCGATCCGATGCCGGTGACGGGCGTCGGCAAAGTGTTCAAGCCGCAGCTGCGCTGGGACGCAGCCCAGCGCGTGTTCACGAAGGTGCTGACACCGCTCACCGAGCGCGGCATCGACTGCAAGGTCAGGGTCGGCGCTCACGGCAGCCACGGTTCGATCGCCACCGTGACGCTGGCGGGCCTGCCGGCGGATCAGCGCGAGGCGGTTGCCCGCGAGGTGCACGCACTGCTTGCACCGTTCGTGATGCGCCACGAGGTCGTGCAAACGTAA